In the Leptospiraceae bacterium genome, one interval contains:
- a CDS encoding AAA family ATPase, with product MTKIEKQNIFEWNGSGLIRNLGSARIYYEQVSKKKKSIESDIYNWFQKIDPNVFSKDILHKSIRLIPKSEKIDEPVLWLVLFLVRSYEEGEICIPKETMYRWIAEKAPLSEPAKSIEEFLKNNKVGFLTDEVPFLEDMDSFYLVHLQKAEKELSENMFSLLHSFQISQSKELENSSLSEEQKSVIGNSLKNTISFISGGPGTGKTTIIISIVRESILRGIDISKIALTAPTGKATKRLRESANKLYKDYPSLQSPITIHKLLSYSNSRKTFLKNESNPLNLELLIVDESSMIDIFISNALLKALPKSEDLRVVFLGDPDQLMSVGAGNIFSELVQIKDFSFKLTKSFRITSQKEDITKLKEAIKENKDFDLNPYLVQTVEKSLREFSFVEVLEPKENLYIELSLWRELAKNMKETYQILTPFNEGKGGVSEINEYLHKKYTENIDSIDSSTPVIVKRNLYDYDLFNGETGYLKNVNGKNIFLNSDSKVEIEISHGLLSYLEKAYSITVHKSQGSEYDHVCLVLPNREDFKNSILTKRILYTAITRCKKTLTIIGSVSTFDSAIKNPGNRGSSNFLKRIENLKIP from the coding sequence ATGACAAAAATTGAAAAGCAAAATATTTTTGAATGGAATGGCTCCGGGCTTATTCGGAACTTAGGTAGTGCAAGAATTTATTATGAACAAGTAAGTAAGAAAAAAAAATCTATAGAATCCGATATATACAACTGGTTTCAAAAGATTGACCCGAATGTATTTTCCAAAGATATTTTACACAAATCTATTAGGCTAATTCCGAAAAGTGAAAAAATAGACGAGCCTGTGCTTTGGTTGGTGTTATTTTTGGTGAGGTCTTACGAGGAAGGTGAGATTTGCATTCCAAAAGAAACTATGTATCGTTGGATTGCGGAAAAAGCTCCACTTTCTGAGCCTGCTAAATCTATAGAAGAATTTTTGAAAAATAATAAAGTCGGGTTTTTGACGGACGAAGTTCCTTTTTTAGAAGACATGGATTCTTTTTATTTAGTGCATTTGCAAAAGGCCGAAAAAGAGTTATCAGAAAATATGTTTTCTTTGTTACATTCTTTTCAAATTTCTCAATCAAAAGAATTAGAAAATTCTTCTTTAAGTGAAGAACAAAAAAGTGTAATAGGAAACTCCCTAAAAAATACAATCAGCTTTATCAGTGGAGGTCCCGGGACTGGAAAAACTACTATCATCATATCTATCGTTAGAGAGTCGATTCTAAGAGGAATAGATATTTCTAAAATTGCACTTACCGCTCCAACAGGAAAGGCAACAAAGCGTTTAAGAGAAAGTGCAAATAAATTGTATAAAGACTACCCAAGTTTACAATCTCCTATTACGATCCATAAACTACTTAGTTATAGCAATTCAAGAAAAACCTTTTTAAAAAACGAATCGAACCCCTTGAATTTGGAGTTATTAATCGTAGATGAGTCTTCCATGATAGATATTTTTATAAGTAACGCTTTATTAAAGGCTCTACCAAAATCGGAAGATTTAAGAGTTGTATTTCTTGGAGACCCCGATCAATTGATGAGCGTTGGTGCAGGAAATATCTTTTCTGAGCTTGTTCAAATAAAAGATTTTTCTTTTAAGCTAACTAAATCATTCCGTATAACGTCCCAAAAAGAAGATATTACAAAGCTAAAAGAAGCTATCAAAGAAAACAAAGATTTTGATTTAAACCCGTATCTAGTTCAAACTGTAGAGAAAAGTTTAAGAGAGTTTTCTTTTGTCGAAGTTTTAGAACCAAAAGAAAATTTATACATAGAGTTATCTCTTTGGAGAGAGCTTGCAAAAAATATGAAAGAGACCTATCAAATTCTTACCCCGTTCAACGAGGGAAAGGGTGGCGTAAGTGAAATAAACGAATACTTACACAAAAAATACACAGAAAATATAGATAGTATTGATTCTAGTACACCTGTAATAGTAAAAAGAAATCTTTACGATTACGATTTATTTAATGGCGAGACAGGGTATTTGAAAAATGTAAATGGAAAAAATATTTTCTTAAACAGCGATTCTAAAGTTGAAATAGAAATTTCTCATGGGTTGTTGAGCTATTTAGAAAAGGCGTATTCAATTACGGTACACAAAAGCCAAGGTTCTGAATACGACCATGTATGCTTAGTCCTTCCAAATAGAGAAGACTTTAAGAATTCTATTTTGACTAAAAGAATTCTTTATACAGCGATTACAAGGTGTAAAAAAACTTTAACAATTATAGGCTCTGTTTCCACTTTTGATTCTGCAATAAAAAACCCCGGGAATAGGGGTAGCTCCAATTTTCTAAAAAGAATAGAAAACTTGAAGATTCCTTAA
- a CDS encoding UDP-3-O-acyl-N-acetylglucosamine deacetylase has protein sequence MKEYRKTIKNSGTITGIGLHSGKNVNLRLFPAEENTGLIFRTNSSKKVSEIKVALENVVDTSNAVTLGDGHNVIQTIEHLLAALYTLGITDLIMEIDAIEIPILDGSSLPFVQAIEDLGFIEFQTEIQPIKIQNPLWVVDGDKYLVVLPSDELKVSYNIDFKHPLLRGQSYTTKLNREILKNEILPARTFGFLRDVEALQARGLALGGSIENAVVLTDTGFLNDNLRFENECVRHKILDLIGDLSIVGRPIIGHFLASKAGHALDVSLGKYILSKISGDEISKFKSRRVPLFQKRKSISKEA, from the coding sequence ATGAAAGAGTATAGAAAAACCATTAAAAATTCAGGTACCATTACAGGGATAGGACTGCATTCCGGCAAGAATGTGAATTTAAGGCTATTCCCGGCAGAAGAAAACACCGGACTTATATTTAGAACCAATTCATCCAAAAAAGTTTCTGAAATCAAGGTAGCTTTAGAAAATGTAGTAGATACAAGCAATGCAGTTACTCTTGGAGACGGGCACAATGTAATCCAAACCATAGAGCACTTACTCGCAGCACTCTATACGCTTGGAATTACAGACCTAATCATGGAAATAGACGCTATAGAAATTCCGATTTTAGACGGCTCTTCTCTTCCTTTTGTTCAGGCTATAGAAGACCTTGGATTTATTGAATTTCAAACAGAAATACAGCCAATCAAAATCCAAAATCCACTCTGGGTAGTGGACGGAGATAAATACCTTGTAGTACTCCCAAGCGATGAATTAAAAGTTAGCTACAATATTGACTTCAAGCACCCTCTACTAAGAGGTCAAAGCTACACTACCAAATTAAACAGAGAAATCCTAAAAAATGAAATCCTCCCGGCAAGAACTTTTGGATTTTTAAGAGATGTGGAAGCACTTCAAGCTCGCGGACTTGCCTTAGGCGGTTCGATTGAAAACGCAGTTGTTTTAACAGACACAGGATTTCTAAACGATAACTTACGATTTGAAAACGAATGTGTTCGTCATAAAATTTTAGACTTGATTGGTGACTTATCCATCGTAGGAAGACCGATTATAGGACACTTCCTTGCATCTAAGGCAGGTCACGCATTGGATGTGTCACTCGGAAAATATATCTTGAGTAAGATCAGTGGAGACGAAATCAGCAAATTCAAAAGTAGAAGAGTACCACTATTCCAAAAAAGAAAATCTATCTCAAAAGAAGCTTAA
- the htpG gene encoding molecular chaperone HtpG — MNEQGKISVETENIFPIIKKWLYSEKDIFLRELISNSTDAITKLKKIALSEEFEGGTDYQIKLSFDKEKRTLSIEDNGIGMTGEEIKKYINQIAFSGAEDFIKKYEKDSKAGIIGHFGLGFYSSFMVSTKVEIETKSYKKDSKGVKWESESGTEFKITEIDKKDRGTKITLILDSDSGEYLDKWKLKELVKKYCDFLPIPITVEGEEANKKRPLWSEQPSSLKKEDYTEFYNYLFPFSGEPHFWVHLNVDYPFKLQGILYFPKLKHELDASKNGVKLYCNHVFVSDESSELIPQFLTVLKGTIDIPDLPLNVSRSYLQNDPLVKKISSHIMKKITDRLSEDFKKDRAEFEKNWEEMSLFVKFGMISEEKFYEGAKDVLIFKSTNGNYTTLNEYWDKNKENNKNTVYYATETEGTSVFMDLFKSQGLEAILVDSRIDSHLVQFLETKNPDMKFKRVDSDIAEQVVSTDQKQEILDSNNKTEKDRIKEFFTSAIGKEGMEIKVEALKSSEVPAVILLPEFLRRMTEMNAGLGQDSLSILKNHSLVLNSNSKLVKNALKIGEGPNTEKGKLLARHIYDLALLSSKAMDESEIGLFIKRSNQLLEEMSN; from the coding sequence ATGAATGAACAAGGTAAAATATCCGTAGAAACAGAAAACATTTTTCCTATTATCAAAAAATGGCTGTATTCAGAAAAAGATATTTTTTTAAGAGAGTTGATTTCTAATTCTACAGACGCTATAACGAAACTTAAAAAAATTGCACTATCCGAAGAGTTTGAAGGTGGGACAGACTACCAAATAAAACTTAGCTTTGACAAAGAAAAAAGAACTCTTTCCATTGAAGACAACGGAATCGGGATGACCGGTGAGGAAATAAAAAAATACATCAACCAAATTGCATTTAGTGGAGCTGAGGACTTTATTAAAAAATATGAAAAAGACTCTAAAGCCGGGATCATAGGTCATTTTGGGTTAGGGTTTTATTCTTCTTTTATGGTTTCTACAAAAGTAGAAATCGAAACCAAGTCCTACAAAAAAGACTCTAAAGGAGTAAAATGGGAGAGTGAATCTGGAACAGAATTTAAAATAACCGAAATAGACAAAAAAGATCGAGGTACAAAAATTACACTTATCCTAGATTCTGACTCAGGAGAATACTTAGACAAGTGGAAGTTAAAAGAATTAGTAAAAAAATATTGTGATTTCCTACCTATCCCAATTACAGTAGAAGGAGAAGAAGCAAATAAAAAGCGCCCGCTCTGGTCAGAGCAGCCTTCTTCTTTAAAGAAAGAAGACTATACAGAGTTTTACAATTACCTATTTCCTTTTTCGGGAGAGCCTCATTTTTGGGTTCATTTAAATGTGGACTACCCTTTTAAACTGCAAGGGATTTTGTATTTTCCAAAACTAAAGCACGAACTCGACGCAAGTAAAAATGGGGTAAAACTGTACTGTAATCACGTATTTGTAAGTGACGAGTCGAGTGAGTTAATCCCACAATTTTTAACAGTATTAAAAGGAACTATTGATATTCCTGACCTGCCTTTAAACGTTTCCAGATCGTACTTACAAAACGATCCTTTAGTAAAAAAAATCTCCAGTCACATAATGAAAAAAATAACAGATCGCCTAAGCGAAGACTTTAAAAAAGACCGTGCCGAGTTTGAAAAAAATTGGGAAGAGATGTCTCTATTCGTCAAATTTGGAATGATAAGCGAAGAAAAATTTTACGAAGGAGCAAAAGACGTACTGATTTTCAAATCTACAAATGGAAACTACACTACCCTAAATGAATATTGGGATAAAAACAAAGAGAACAATAAAAATACAGTCTATTACGCTACAGAAACAGAAGGCACATCTGTATTTATGGATCTTTTTAAATCCCAAGGACTTGAGGCAATACTCGTTGACTCAAGGATAGACTCACACCTAGTACAGTTTTTAGAAACAAAAAACCCTGATATGAAGTTCAAAAGAGTGGATTCGGATATCGCAGAGCAAGTAGTAAGTACAGACCAAAAGCAAGAAATCTTAGACTCAAACAACAAAACCGAAAAAGATCGGATCAAAGAATTTTTTACTTCGGCAATCGGAAAAGAAGGAATGGAAATAAAAGTAGAAGCGTTGAAATCATCTGAGGTTCCCGCAGTGATTTTACTACCAGAATTTTTACGCAGAATGACTGAAATGAATGCGGGTCTTGGTCAAGACAGTCTATCTATTTTAAAAAACCATTCTTTGGTACTAAACTCCAATTCTAAATTAGTAAAAAATGCACTAAAAATCGGAGAAGGTCCAAACACAGAAAAAGGGAAATTATTAGCTCGCCATATTTACGACTTGGCTCTACTTTCTTCTAAGGCAATGGACGAGTCAGAGATTGGTCTATTTATAAAAAGATCTAATCAGCTTCTTGAAGAAATGAGTAATTGA
- a CDS encoding TraR/DksA family transcriptional regulator has product MAKATPKYDKKLVSELKSSLLEKKSSLLQKLNTWEDKSSPSGLKEMGDFADMASNINEETLSSVLTENEIDLLNQIEGALNKIEKGTYGICEGTGKKIPIARLKAIPWTLYTIEYAEIAAKNKKSARPDYSAFSASSGSGSDSENLD; this is encoded by the coding sequence ATGGCAAAAGCAACACCAAAATACGATAAAAAGTTAGTATCTGAGTTAAAATCATCTCTTTTAGAAAAAAAGAGCTCTCTTCTTCAGAAATTAAATACTTGGGAAGACAAAAGCTCTCCTTCAGGTCTAAAAGAAATGGGAGACTTCGCAGATATGGCTTCGAATATCAACGAAGAAACTTTAAGCTCGGTATTAACGGAGAATGAAATAGACTTACTCAATCAAATCGAAGGCGCTTTAAATAAAATCGAAAAAGGTACCTACGGTATATGCGAAGGAACAGGGAAGAAAATTCCTATCGCAAGATTAAAAGCAATCCCTTGGACTTTATATACTATTGAATACGCAGAAATTGCAGCGAAGAATAAAAAATCTGCTCGCCCAGACTACTCTGCATTTTCGGCCTCCTCAGGTAGTGGCAGTGATTCAGAAAATTTAGATTAA
- the rpmG gene encoding 50S ribosomal protein L33, producing the protein MREIIKLACTGCSGKSAYYQTKNKKTKSEKLITKKYCKFCRKHVDHKETKA; encoded by the coding sequence ATGAGAGAAATTATTAAATTGGCTTGTACCGGATGCTCCGGTAAATCCGCATATTACCAGACTAAAAATAAAAAAACTAAGTCTGAAAAACTTATTACTAAAAAATACTGTAAATTTTGCAGAAAACACGTAGATCACAAAGAAACGAAAGCATAG
- a CDS encoding bile acid:sodium symporter family protein, which yields MNIATKYFPIFVLIASVFTLLKPELFVWFSGNWITFGLGLIMLGMGVTLEAKDFTNILKSPFYVFIGVLLQFTIMPLLGWSIGLILNLPTFFAVGLILVASCPGGTASNVITYIARGDLALSVTMTSVSTLFSVIATPILTWILAGNKINVNALGLFISTIQVVVFPVFLGVLLNKILPFFTKKIRSIFVVLAVACIVLIVASVIGSSRKAILSSGWKLVVSVFLLHFLGFLLGYIFSKIFTKNEIVSRTVSIEVGMQNSGLGVVLAKNNFSDPLVAVPSAISSLFHSLIASVLASYWQKKEKNREKFPFFKKIFVK from the coding sequence ATGAATATAGCTACGAAATACTTTCCAATTTTTGTACTGATTGCAAGTGTATTCACTCTATTGAAACCCGAGCTATTTGTTTGGTTTTCAGGAAACTGGATCACTTTTGGACTTGGGCTTATTATGCTTGGTATGGGAGTTACCTTAGAAGCAAAAGATTTTACGAATATACTCAAATCCCCATTCTATGTGTTTATAGGAGTTCTCTTACAATTTACTATTATGCCCCTACTTGGATGGAGTATAGGGCTAATCTTAAACCTACCGACATTTTTTGCAGTAGGATTAATCTTAGTAGCCTCTTGCCCGGGAGGAACAGCGTCTAACGTAATCACGTATATTGCGAGAGGAGATTTAGCTCTATCTGTTACCATGACCTCCGTATCTACACTATTTTCTGTAATTGCAACTCCAATACTAACTTGGATTCTTGCAGGAAACAAGATCAATGTAAACGCATTAGGACTATTCATAAGCACAATACAAGTAGTTGTTTTTCCAGTGTTTCTCGGAGTTCTACTCAATAAAATTCTACCCTTTTTCACTAAAAAAATTCGTTCTATTTTTGTAGTGCTCGCAGTGGCATGTATCGTCTTAATTGTAGCTTCAGTAATCGGTTCTTCAAGAAAAGCTATTTTATCTTCCGGGTGGAAGTTAGTCGTATCTGTATTTTTACTACACTTTTTAGGTTTTTTATTAGGCTATATTTTTTCCAAAATTTTTACAAAAAACGAAATCGTATCCAGAACCGTCTCCATTGAAGTTGGAATGCAAAATTCAGGACTTGGAGTAGTTTTAGCAAAAAATAACTTCTCTGACCCACTTGTAGCTGTCCCAAGCGCAATTTCCAGCCTTTTTCACTCATTAATTGCAAGCGTTTTAGCCTCCTATTGGCAAAAAAAGGAAAAAAATAGAGAAAAATTTCCATTTTTCAAGAAGATTTTCGTCAAATAA
- a CDS encoding aminotransferase class V-fold PLP-dependent enzyme has protein sequence MESFNPKEESLWKSFYEDYPVNNEFIWLNNCGTTPVSNRIIGKVTSYLKEYSQKGILNDSFKYIEVKNKIKSILSKLLNCDPIELALIHNTSEGMNFISYGLNLQKGDKILLLQDEYPSNVYPFEHWKEKGVELEFISLAPSEEEFFQNLKKKISKNVKVISISTVHWCTGMVFPLQKIGELCHENNIDFILDGAQGVGHIPINLQSSNISYMAFPTWKWLLGPLGMGVLYIRRDKLKKLKPIFKGQNSVDNGEEYLPYKNNFRNSADRFEISTSNFTDWVYFLSSLEILDEAGFQNIQERLLALSGFLSKKLTEIGMTVYSDNFQNPTAIIVFEAPGKDSTEVAKILQKNNIVCAVRLNRIRLAPHVYNSIEQLQKVVDLLKNLP, from the coding sequence ATAGAATCTTTCAATCCAAAAGAAGAGTCTTTATGGAAAAGTTTCTATGAAGACTATCCGGTAAATAATGAATTTATTTGGCTGAATAATTGCGGCACAACTCCTGTAAGCAATCGAATTATAGGAAAGGTAACTTCTTATTTAAAAGAATATTCACAAAAAGGGATACTCAACGATTCTTTTAAATATATCGAAGTAAAAAATAAAATAAAATCTATACTTTCAAAACTGCTAAACTGTGACCCAATTGAGCTTGCACTCATTCACAACACTTCAGAAGGAATGAATTTTATTTCTTATGGATTGAATTTACAAAAAGGAGATAAAATTTTACTTCTTCAAGACGAGTATCCGAGTAATGTATATCCTTTTGAACACTGGAAAGAAAAAGGAGTAGAGTTAGAATTTATTTCGCTTGCACCCAGTGAAGAAGAGTTTTTTCAAAATCTCAAAAAAAAGATTTCTAAAAACGTAAAAGTAATTTCAATATCTACGGTTCACTGGTGTACAGGGATGGTGTTTCCTTTACAAAAGATCGGTGAGCTATGCCACGAAAATAATATAGACTTTATTTTAGACGGTGCGCAAGGGGTCGGTCATATTCCGATAAATTTGCAATCTTCTAATATTTCTTACATGGCCTTCCCTACTTGGAAATGGCTTCTTGGACCACTTGGAATGGGAGTGCTGTATATCCGAAGAGATAAACTGAAAAAGTTAAAACCAATTTTCAAAGGACAAAACTCTGTTGATAATGGTGAGGAATATCTCCCTTATAAAAATAATTTTAGAAATAGTGCTGATAGATTTGAAATATCTACTTCCAATTTTACAGACTGGGTGTATTTTCTCTCTTCCTTGGAAATTTTAGACGAGGCAGGTTTTCAAAATATCCAAGAAAGACTCTTAGCCCTTAGTGGATTTCTTTCTAAAAAACTCACAGAAATTGGTATGACAGTGTATTCGGATAATTTTCAAAACCCGACTGCAATTATTGTGTTTGAAGCACCCGGCAAAGATAGTACAGAGGTCGCTAAGATATTACAAAAAAATAATATAGTATGCGCAGTGAGACTAAACAGAATTCGCCTCGCTCCCCATGTTTACAATTCTATAGAGCAATTACAAAAAGTAGTTGATCTCCTAAAAAATCTTCCTTAA
- a CDS encoding SpoIIE family protein phosphatase gives MKKKLQITIALLLNISVALSLEASPLPSSLIEDWYAKDGIDLTTNETDPSWKKFEKLRITIKDIEPNDPNETFRRITLLKKFQFEKSFLKNLNEDISILIPFITNIYDVYFNGQKIASGGKLDGTKVLKYGMVRGLVVILPQNTIKEENTLRFVVQGGYKEEVGLWGKEGDNTFELDYYKNNIQKASDRVTLMLLFMYMFVGLYHLLLYAKRPKEKYNLYFGLFSVLISVYNYTRSNAVFEWGLDPFKVIVRVEYIFLFFIPALAILFFENFFFEKKASLYSRIYLGFVSILGLLMLFVPRWVTTQILLIWQLSALSVLGYLGYVMTKAVKLKNKDAFRLLIGFSILVITALWDLLGAIPVGGLRNLGLMRYGFFTFIMGIAVVLANKFLRVHNQVEELNAHLERKVEERTAELQKTLTEVKELKVQQDGDYFLTSLLIKPLGVNRSKGDFVHIDFFVRQKKHFEFKNKDTEIGGDLCIAHSIQLKGKDYTVFLNGDAMGKSIQGAGGALVLGVVLKSIIVRTQMDPISQDKFPEQWLKHAFIELQDVFVSFDGSMLVSMVIGMVEDFTGFMYYINAEHPWSVLYRDGKASFIDNDLSLHKIGVMGLDGDLSIKTVQLLPQDVVIIGSDGRDDIILGIDEDGNRIINEDENQFLHHVENGEGTLEKIALSVQNAGELSDDFTMLRIGYKENEEYADESSLPEKFWEEFENGKKELRSGNLPIAMEFFEKAYSIHSKNLDLIKEMGKLSLKQKDYARASSLCDIYTFLNPSDNEFIYLASFANKMNKDYVLSADYGERLKLRDPKNTKNLINLSDTYRLLGNIERARKILAKAIFLDPENPNALKLDKMLKDFVPSPEVIE, from the coding sequence ATGAAAAAAAAATTACAAATAACAATTGCGCTTTTATTAAATATTTCCGTTGCCCTATCCTTAGAAGCCTCTCCTCTTCCGTCTTCTTTGATCGAAGACTGGTATGCAAAAGATGGAATTGATTTAACTACAAATGAAACCGACCCTTCATGGAAAAAATTTGAAAAGTTAAGAATTACCATAAAAGACATAGAGCCAAACGACCCAAATGAAACTTTTAGAAGAATCACACTCTTAAAAAAATTCCAATTTGAAAAGTCTTTCTTGAAAAACCTAAACGAAGATATTTCTATCCTTATTCCATTTATCACAAATATTTATGATGTTTATTTCAACGGGCAAAAGATTGCCTCAGGTGGGAAGTTAGACGGAACAAAGGTTCTGAAATACGGTATGGTGAGAGGACTTGTCGTGATCCTACCACAGAACACTATCAAGGAAGAAAACACACTTAGATTTGTTGTTCAGGGGGGATACAAAGAAGAAGTAGGTTTATGGGGGAAGGAAGGAGACAATACTTTTGAGTTAGATTATTACAAAAATAATATTCAAAAAGCATCCGACAGGGTGACTCTGATGCTTTTGTTTATGTATATGTTTGTAGGGCTTTATCACCTTCTATTGTATGCAAAGCGACCAAAAGAAAAATACAATTTATACTTTGGATTGTTTTCTGTTTTAATATCAGTGTACAATTACACTCGCTCCAACGCAGTTTTTGAATGGGGGTTGGACCCTTTTAAAGTAATTGTAAGAGTAGAATACATTTTTCTCTTTTTTATCCCGGCACTCGCAATTCTATTTTTTGAAAATTTCTTCTTTGAAAAAAAAGCCTCTCTGTATTCAAGAATATATCTTGGATTCGTTTCGATTCTTGGTCTATTGATGCTCTTTGTTCCAAGATGGGTGACTACTCAGATTTTACTTATCTGGCAATTGTCTGCACTTTCTGTCCTTGGTTATCTCGGATACGTTATGACCAAAGCAGTGAAATTAAAAAATAAAGACGCTTTTCGTTTATTGATCGGATTCTCTATTCTCGTTATTACAGCTCTTTGGGATTTGCTTGGAGCAATCCCTGTGGGAGGACTTAGAAATCTCGGACTGATGAGGTATGGATTTTTTACATTCATCATGGGAATTGCAGTAGTTCTCGCAAATAAATTCTTGAGAGTTCACAATCAGGTAGAAGAATTGAATGCACACCTTGAGAGAAAAGTTGAAGAAAGAACTGCAGAATTACAAAAAACTCTAACCGAAGTAAAAGAATTGAAAGTGCAGCAAGACGGTGACTACTTTCTTACTTCTCTACTCATCAAACCGCTTGGAGTCAATCGTTCCAAAGGAGATTTTGTACATATAGATTTTTTTGTAAGACAGAAAAAGCATTTTGAATTCAAAAATAAAGACACCGAAATCGGTGGAGACCTCTGTATTGCACACAGCATCCAACTAAAAGGTAAGGATTATACGGTATTTTTAAATGGGGACGCAATGGGAAAATCGATCCAAGGAGCAGGAGGAGCCTTAGTTCTTGGGGTAGTACTAAAATCTATAATCGTACGAACTCAGATGGATCCAATCAGTCAGGACAAATTTCCAGAGCAATGGTTAAAACATGCATTTATAGAATTACAAGACGTGTTTGTCTCGTTCGACGGCTCCATGCTTGTGTCCATGGTTATAGGTATGGTAGAAGACTTCACCGGATTTATGTACTACATAAATGCAGAGCATCCTTGGAGTGTACTATATAGAGATGGAAAGGCAAGTTTTATAGACAATGACCTCTCTCTTCATAAAATCGGGGTCATGGGGTTAGACGGAGACTTGTCGATTAAAACAGTTCAACTCTTGCCTCAAGATGTAGTGATTATCGGATCTGACGGTAGAGACGATATTATTCTTGGGATAGATGAAGACGGAAATAGGATTATTAACGAAGACGAAAATCAATTCTTGCACCACGTAGAAAATGGAGAAGGCACACTGGAAAAAATTGCTCTCTCGGTTCAAAATGCAGGAGAATTATCAGATGACTTTACCATGCTTAGAATTGGCTACAAAGAAAACGAAGAGTATGCAGACGAAAGTTCTTTGCCTGAAAAATTTTGGGAAGAATTTGAAAACGGAAAAAAAGAACTAAGATCAGGGAATCTACCGATTGCAATGGAATTCTTTGAAAAAGCATATTCGATTCATTCAAAAAATTTAGACCTGATCAAAGAAATGGGAAAATTATCTCTAAAACAAAAAGACTACGCAAGAGCAAGCTCTCTTTGCGATATTTATACATTTCTGAATCCTTCAGACAATGAATTTATCTACCTCGCTTCATTCGCAAATAAAATGAATAAAGACTACGTACTCTCTGCAGACTATGGCGAAAGATTGAAATTGAGAGACCCGAAAAATACAAAAAATCTAATCAATCTATCAGATACTTATAGATTGCTCGGAAACATAGAGAGGGCACGGAAAATTTTAGCCAAGGCTATATTTTTAGATCCGGAAAATCCGAACGCCTTGAAATTGGATAAGATGCTGAAAGATTTTGTTCCTTCACCGGAGGTAATAGAATAG
- a CDS encoding alpha/beta hydrolase: MKKALLKIRTVYYSTLELIEIFICIIFNISTLVLPKKDLKKNFQILIVPGLFGNRFFYRKLQNYLENEGLSTEIAEFSKFGIQNQVHELSEILKQSPKNLTVIAHNTGGLKTMVLPDESRQKIETFLTLGTPFYGSYIFNFTSIFGFFKKWKYKSEYLQNILNNSLLFNYFYPFSPISDISFPPKKSAEFGQGRDWWFDIPGNYNLVTRSENLRTLMEFLKSIPAFKNIFEKEIRKEAEISHPEKILPRPKHAKKKPQKKIHPTSKKTIKKPFVKKKFGKPIKRKKK; this comes from the coding sequence ATGAAAAAAGCTCTTTTGAAAATTAGGACGGTGTATTATTCTACCCTTGAACTTATCGAAATCTTCATCTGTATAATTTTCAATATCTCTACGCTTGTTCTTCCCAAAAAAGACTTGAAGAAGAACTTTCAGATACTTATCGTTCCTGGACTTTTTGGAAATAGATTTTTTTATAGGAAATTGCAAAACTATTTAGAAAACGAAGGTCTGTCCACAGAGATTGCCGAGTTCAGTAAGTTCGGAATTCAAAATCAAGTTCATGAGCTTTCAGAAATTCTAAAGCAATCTCCAAAAAATCTTACAGTGATTGCTCACAACACCGGTGGATTAAAAACGATGGTGCTCCCCGATGAAAGCAGACAAAAAATTGAAACATTCCTAACGCTCGGAACTCCATTTTATGGCTCGTATATTTTTAATTTTACTTCAATTTTCGGCTTTTTCAAAAAATGGAAATATAAGTCGGAATATTTGCAAAATATTCTCAACAACTCTCTTTTGTTCAATTACTTCTACCCATTTTCTCCTATCTCTGATATTAGCTTTCCTCCAAAAAAAAGTGCTGAATTTGGACAAGGAAGAGATTGGTGGTTTGATATTCCCGGAAATTACAACTTAGTAACCAGAAGTGAAAATTTACGAACTCTTATGGAATTTTTGAAGTCGATCCCTGCTTTTAAAAATATTTTTGAAAAAGAAATTCGCAAAGAAGCAGAAATCTCTCATCCAGAAAAAATTTTACCCAGACCAAAACATGCCAAAAAGAAACCTCAAAAGAAAATTCACCCGACCTCAAAAAAAACAATAAAGAAACCTTTCGTAAAGAAAAAATTTGGCAAACCGATAAAAAGGAAGAAAAAGTAA